The proteins below come from a single Drosophila busckii strain San Diego stock center, stock number 13000-0081.31 chromosome X, ASM1175060v1, whole genome shotgun sequence genomic window:
- the LOC108605482 gene encoding uncharacterized protein LOC108605482 isoform X2, whose translation MRVQCLGTLQLWEDSCKVPVSLKGDCTRLEQTADNTNQDYPKCCPLYECKTNETNMHSKLEMTNIYDHNSNLRKSNVNEVIIVNNDRHHLASGHISTVPVRKYQV comes from the exons ATGCGTGTCCAGTGTCTTGGCACATTACAGCTATGGGAGGACAG CTGTAAGGTGCCAGTGTCTTTAAAGGGTGACTGTACTCGCCTTGAACAGACAGCTGATAATACTAATCAGGATTATCCTAAGTGCTGTCCGCTATATGAATGTAAAACCAATGAGACGAATATGCATAGCAAGCTGGAGATGACCAACATATATGATCACAATAGCAATTTGCGCAAATCGAACGTTAACGAGGTAATCATTGTTAACAATGATCGGCACCATTTGGCATCAGGACATATATCAACAGTGCCAGTGCGCAAGTATCAGGTGTAG
- the LOC117134892 gene encoding protein sevenless isoform X2, whose protein sequence is MNNCFVVALMVKWLTMFWRNENAAQAENPKQHPPKRLNISFNLKIAVNVNTKMITNHINQLESSSPASSHSHSHSRSRSGTRSHAVAAMDLRQQLSRLGQQLSSSSKRLAVHGDISTIVIVNLLMLLMLSLCCDVCRSQDELHQQHQNYSSNLPKLQLQMRPMLNSDVREKVPVWNKHVGAAPPSIIEGIAISSMVRPLVTKSKLKEQSSPVVGEETGVDERILLERVTHDCVQHCIVEEDLFLDEFGIKCDKADNSDKCYKTRCTKGCAQWHRSLKDMEPCEEACESTQFYPYDMPCISACKMAQRNYWYLQHLAISELVQQTQPELLDSTTGNSLIIKWSVQFPENHLSTRPFNIQYQHVQQEDSFTNNSDLWQYLTDYNCDEYYVCEVLEPLMSYAKYKFRFELLFGESSDDVFYTPETSIYQTPMAGAPISRPRIKALFALDETHIAVHWRPGRFTNSPLQGYRVLLSSSTHNIREQFLPAQCTSCIFAHLMPQTNYTVQLTMINKQGEGPALVENVSTLAPQQPAEPLQSVLLLGKQSIVFQSLEPAGETRLILQMELNDTIVDWAWSEREQRFWLLDAKGQLHSQSLLEPQQRSRRLKLQLTSGKAHKISLDWLQRRLYLAVQREQQWDELLTCDTEGGDVQRVQQELQLEQRVQQLALDPLNGWLFWSNERQLWRLDLHSKQRLLVHELKQELLTAFFLQPERWLLHLLCNGQELLELSYDGQHKMSKSLGAGSWQAADFNSDRQQLLLLNHTLLMLIQQQTLTALQSWQLNQPYESILLLTGAQQLTALPARKPQQLTALLGAQSANIAWQPPLLVPYESLAAASRLNTSYELEVLDVASQSAYNIRNIRSEHFTLERLQPSNLYELRVRAINAAGQVGQWTPAIRARSWPLGVHKLRWLTNTGSLYETNELAAELTALPAHLNSKSRTLLQLNESLAFYISGGSSKLHCVQLQQPQLSCASPQATHVGDLAYDWRGGQLYWTDLTRSCVHRWNVWMGTRELLPILHARLLALDAEEGQLYYASATQLTRCALNGQQSLLQSQQLFYTPQTLHARINSFCLDLEQRYIYWLVELEQQQLQLYRSALAAPSPQLLVSFKQSAVLPQSLQLLAPLPGLLWVPRNGSAAQLYNLEQKQLLQLQSPDLQSHQLNEVRLLPTVPFMTPDISVRPLPVLAESVRIEAGAQVQDFRLRWAPSSTPGNHSICYKLLLELGTMHLLSVESSTNYARITQLNAASTATLAALPLQVSITPHSAWQAGASTHVSLRMPLSTPTQPQRLRVFVERLATPLQLAPNVSALLRWDAPAEQQQELAYRISCWRGTELHAEQLLAPGLALETRLEQLQPGQSYRFEVQAQLTATGQAAGVASHALHVTPEVQSVPRLLYANAEHIGELDLDTQQRRQLVFTSSAVEHLAYMLGEQRLLWVNEHVELLSHVPGQPPAKLARMRAEVLALTVDWVQRIVYWAELDTSTSPPCAAVYQLQLCRFEGRILQGERLWRTPPGELLRDLLALPHATQLLWLQHVAGERNATLQGRDLSSGTALRLQTGTPTVWRLFEGSQQPGEETLNLMDQQGKLCVYDVMRQLCTPTALRAQLNLLGAQLMQLAQDAGYVYALRNGSVRAYGRRRQQLEYQLDLQPSEVRLLRAYNYQAYPSRHCLLLPAPETLADITTFGASFCAETWCNLTLPALRAANDCTLAVPGLSYELQLETPATLLKCGAGQMLNISRLTPHTRYALPLLLRSYYQQRLQLPPLTLPAMLLLTAVGTPSAPRNFSAQVLSPSEVQLSWQTPLLLRSDSVYYTVHWQLLADSEEQPQVQQQRVESAGELRLSELQAGRAYELWLQAHATPTKVNSSAHLQLRLFEPLPALQLLELTAYALTLTWAGTTDPLRDLQLQCSSAHQQLQLDVASNFSHMHLTSLQPNTGYSCRLALSYAATPAASLYYSASQDYVTLGDAPSAPGRPQLEHIAGEIYRVNWTPAAENGAPILLYNLQALQARRPSRRRRRRETTFALLPWAEEPVVIEDLWLDFCNTTELSCIVRDLHSRRLLLFRVRARNQPFGWGPFSDDSERIAEPFVSPEKRGSLVLAIIAPAAIVSSCVLALVLVRKVQKRRQRAKKLLQQSRPSIWSNLSTLQTQQQLLAARSRTFSITLSDADIALLPQINWSQLTLLRFLGSGAFGEVYEGQLQGEDEAQPQRVAIKSLRKGANEFAELLQEAQLMSNFKHENIVCLIGICFDSESISLIMEHMDGGDLLSYLRAARPSTQQTECTLQLSDLLAMCIDVASGCSYLEDMHFVHRDLACRNCLVSAGAVVGGRRTVKIGDFGLARDIYKSDYYRKEGEGLLPVRWMAPESLVDGLFSTQSDVWAFGVLCWEILTLGQQPYAARNNFEVLAHVKEGGRLQQPQQCPDKLYALLLQCWRSEPWERLSFRRCYNTLLNISEELQLPPPPPSSPPPIAATFSKNETKVRFDESPERLMLQTVHKDKSSANSATTGCGNYQLYANEAISRL, encoded by the exons A tgaACAATTGTTTTGTGGTCGCTTTGATGGTCAAATGGTTGACTATGTTTTGGCGTAATGAAAATGCCGCACAAGCAGAGAATCCAAAACAACATCCGCCAAAACGTTTAAACATAAGCTTCAATCTTAAAATTGCTGTAAATGTCAACACCAAGATGATTACAAATCATATAAATCAGCTCGAGTCTAGCTCTCCGGCAAGCtctcactcccactcccactcacGTTCGAGGTCAGGCACGCGCTCTCATGCTGTGGCTGCTATGGACTTGCGTCAACAGCTCTCTCGTTTGGGCCAACAGTTGAGCAGCTCGAGCAAACGGCTCGCGGTGCATGGCGACATCTCCACCATAGTCATTGTCAACTTGCTTATGCTGCTTATGCTTTCGCTCTGCTGTGATGTATGTCGCTCTCAGGACGAGTTGCATCAACAGCATCAAAACTATTCGTCAAACCTGcccaaactgcagctgcaaatgcgtCCCATGCTGAACAGCGATGTGCGGGAGAAAGTGCCTGTGTGGAACAAACATGTAGGCGCGGCGCCGCCCAGCATTATCGAAGGCATAGCCATAAGCTCAATGGTCAGACCTTTAGTAACCAAAAGCAAGCTGAAGGAGCAATCATCACCCGTTGTGGGTGAGGAGACAGGCGTGGACGAGCGCATTCTGCTGGAGCGTGTTACCCATGATTGCGTGCAACATTGCATTGTAGAG GAGGATCTGTTTCTGGACGAGTTTGGCATTAAGTGCGACAAGGCGGACAACAGTGACAAGTGCTATAAAACACGC TGTACCAAGGGCTGTGCTCAATGGCATCGATCGCTAAAAGATATGGAACCCTGTGAAGAGGCTTGT GAATCCACGCAGTTCTATCCATATGACATGCCTTGCATTAGCGCTTGCAAAATGGCACAACGTAATTATTGGTATCTACAGCACTTGGCTATATCCGAGCTGGTTCAGCAAACGCAACCGGAACTGTTAGATTCAACCACTGGCAATAGTTTAATTATCAAGTGGAGCGTACAGTTTCCCGAAAATCATTTATCCACTCGTCCCTTCAACATACAATACCAGCATGTGCAGCAAGAGGATTCATTCACAAATAACAGCGACCTCTGGCAATATTTAACCGACTACAACTGTGATGAGTACTATGTCTGTGAGGTGCTCGAGCCACTCATGTCCTATGCCAAATACAAG TTTCGTTTTGAGTTGCTCTTTGGCGAGAGCAGCGATGATGTGTTTTACACACCTGAAACGTCCATTTATCAAACACCCATGGCAGGTGCTCCAATTTCTAGGCCGCGGATTAAAGCTCTATTTGCCTTAGACGAGACGCACATTGCCGTACATTGGCGACCGGGGCGCTTTACCAACTCACCCCTTCAGGGTTACCGTGTACTCTTGAGCAGCTCTACCCACAATATCAGAGAGCAG tttttgccTGCACAGTGCACCAGCTGCATCTTTGCACATTTGATGCCACAGACAAATTATACGGTGCAGCTAACAATGATCAACAAGCAAGGCGAGGGTCCTGCGCTGGTGGAGAATGTGTCCACGCTGGCGCCACAGCAGCCAGCGGAGCCGTTGCAGagtgtgctgctgttgggtaAACAGAGCATAGTTTTTCAGTCACTGGAGCCGGCAGGTGAAACACGCCTAATACTTCAGATGGAGTTAAACGACACCATAGTGGACTGGGCATGGTCAGAGCGGGAACAACGTTTTTGGCTGCTAGATGCTAAGGGACAATTGCATAG TCAGTCCCTGCTggagccgcagcagcgcagtcgacgcCTGAAACTGCAGCTGACGTCTGGAAAGGCGCATAAAATAAGCCTGGACTGGCTGCAGAGACGTCTCTACTTGGCTGTGCAGCGTGAACAGCAATGGGATGAGCTGCTGACTTGTGATACCGAAGGCGGCGATGTGCAGCGCGTGCAGCAGGAACTGCAGCTCGAGCAGCGTGTGCAGCAGCTAGCATTAGACCCACTAAATGGTTGGCTGTTCTGGAGCAATGAGCGGCAATTGTGGCGCTTAGATTTGCATAGCAAGCAGCGACTGCTGGTGCATGAACTCAAGCAAGAGCTCCTTACGGCATTTTTCCTGCAGCCGGAACGCtggttgctgcatttgctctGCAATGGTCAAGAGTTGCTCGAGCTGAGCTACGATGGACAGCATAAGATGTCAAAGAGTCTGGGCGCAGGCAGCTGGCAAGCAGCAGACTTTAACAGCGATagacaacagctgctgttactgAACCACAcgctgttaatgttaatacAACAGCAGACACTAACAGCGCTGCAAAGCTGGCAACTGAATCAGCCCTACGAAAGTATCCTGTTACTAACAGGCGCTCAACAGTTAACAGCCCTACCTGCGCGTAAGCCTCAACAGTTAACAGCGCTGTTGGGCGCACAGTCTGCAAATATTGCCTGGCAGCCACCGTTGCTGGTGCCGTATGAATCCTTAGCAGCAGCGTCGCGTCTTAACACCAGCTATGAGCTGGAGGTGCTGGACGTGGCCAGTCAAAGTGCTTACAACATACGCAACATACGCAGCGAACACTTTACCTTGGAGCGCCTACAACCCTCGAATCTTTACGAGCTACGCGTCCGTGCCATTAATGCTGCCGGACAAGTCGGTCAGTGGACGCCAGCGATAAGGGCGCGCAGTTGGCCACTAGGCGTGCACAAGCTGCGCTGGTTAACCAACACTGGCTCCCTGTATGAAACCAATGAGCTGGCTGCAGAGCTAACAGCGCTGCCGGCGCATCTAAATAGCAAATCAcgcacgctgctgcagctaaacgAAAGCTTGGCTTTTTACATCAGTGGCGGCTCCAGCAAGCTGCACTGtgtgcaattgcagcagccacagctcaGCTGCGCATCACCGCAAGCAACCCATGTGGGAGACTTGGCATATGATTGGCGAGGCGGGCAGCTTTATTGGACGGACTTGACACGCAGCTGCGTGCACCGCTGGAACGTCTGGATGGGCACCAGAGAACTGCTGCCCATACTACATGCTCGATTGCTGGCCCTGGACGCGGAAGAGGGTCAACTTTACTATGCCAGCGCCACTCAGTTAACGCGCTGCGCCCTAAATGGACAACAGTCCTTGTTGCAGTCACAGCAATTGTTCTATACACCGCAAACGCTGCATGCGCGCATTAACAGCTTCTGCTTGGACTTGGAGCAGCGTTATATATACTGGCtagtggagctggagcagcagcagctccagttATACCGCAGCGCTTTGGCGGCACCTTCGCCGCAGCTGCTTGTCAGCTTCAAGCAGTCCGCAGtgctgccgcagtcgctgcaACTGCTAGCGCCGCTGCCTGGCTTGCTCTGGGTGCCGCGCAATGGCAGCGCAGCACAGCTTTACAATCTGGAGCAGAAGCAGCTACTTCAGCTGCAGTCCCCAGATCTGCAGTCGCACCAGTTAAACGAGGTTCGACTGCTACCCACTGTGCCATTTATGACGCCCGACATCAGCGTTCGTCCGTTGCCTGTGCTGGCCGAGAGCGTACGCATAGAAGCCGGTGCACAAGTACAAGACTTTCGATTACGTTGGGCGCCCAGCTCGACGCCGGGTAATCACAGCATATGTTACAAACTACTGCTGGAGCTTGGCACCATGCATTTACTCAGCGTGGAGTCAAGCACGAACTATGCGCGCATTACGCAGCTGAATGCAGCGTCTACGGCAACGTTGGCTGCTCTGCCCCTTCAAGTGAGCATCACACCACACAGCGCGTGGCAGGCGGGAGCCAGCACGCATGTGTCGCTCAGAATGCCGCTGTCGACGCCAACGCAGCCACAGCGTCTGCGTGTATTTGTGGAGCGCTTGGCAACCCCGCTGCAGCTGGCACCAAACGTAAGTGCCCTGCTGCGCTGGGATGCGCCGGCCGAGCAGCAACAGGAGCTGGCCTATCGCATCAGCTGCTGGCGCGGCACAGAGCTGCATGCAGAGCAGCTACTGGCACCCGGACTGGCCCTGGAGACGCGcctggagcagctgcaaccAGGGCAGTCGTATCGCTTCGAGGTTCAGGCCCAATTGACCGCCACGGGGCAGGCAGCGGGTGTGGCCAGCCACGCCTTGCATGTGACGCCGGAGGTGCAGTCGGTGCCGCGACTACTCTATGCCAATGCAGAGCACATAGGTGAACTGGACCTGGATACGCAGCAACGCCGCCAGCTGGTATTTACCTCCAGCGCCGTGGAGCACTTGGCTTACATGCTGGGCGAGCAGCGTTTGCTGTGGGTAAATGAGCATGTGGAGTTGCTGAGCCATGTACCCGGCCAGCCGCCTGCCAAGCTGGCACGCATGCGCGCTGAGGTACTGGCATTGACCGTGGACTGGGTGCAGCGCATCGTCTATTGGGCGGAGCTGGATACTAGCACAAGTCCACCCTGCGCTGCTGTCTATCAACTGCAGCTTTGTCGCTTTGAAGGGCGCATTCTGCAGGGGGAACGTCTGTGGCGCACGCCGCCAGGAGAGCTGCTGCGTGATCTGCTCGCGCTGCCCCATGCtacgcagctgctgtggctgcaacatgttgcaggcGAACGTAATGCCACGCTCCAAGGACGTGACCTAAGCAGCGGAACCGCCTTGCGCCTACAAACAGGCACGCCCACTGTGTGGCGCCTCTTCGAGGGCAGCCAGCAGCCCGGCGAAGAGACGCTCAACCTCATGGACCAGCAAGGCAAACTCTGCGTCTACGACGTCATGCGCCAGCTGTGCACGCCTACTGCCCTGCGCGCGCAACTGAACCTGCTGGGCGCGCAGCTGATGCAGCTGGCGCAGGACGCTGGCTACGTCTATGCACTGCGCAACGGCAGTGTACGCGCTTACGGACGTCGGCGCCAGCAGTTAGAGTACCAGTTGGACTTGCAGCCCAGCGAGGTGCGGCTGCTGCGCGCCTACAACTATCAGGCTTATCCCAGCAGGCactgtctgctgctgccggcacCGGAAACGTTGGCCGACATCACCACGTTCGGCGCCAGTTTTTGTGCGGAAACTTGGTGCAACCTGACGCTGCCTGCACTGCGCGCTGCAAACGACTGCACGCTGGCAGTACCTGGCCTTAGCTATGAGTTGCAGCTGGAGACACCAGCCACGCTTCTGAAGTGCGGCGCTGGTCAGATGCTCAACATAAGCAGATTGACACCTCATACGCGGtatgcgctgccgctgctactGCGCAGCTACTACCAGCAACGGTTGCAGCTGCCGCCATTGACGTTGCCcgcgatgctgctgctcaccgCCGTAGGCACTCCCAGTGCGCCGCGCAACTTTAGCGCGCAAGTCTTAAGCCCCAGCGAGGTGCAGTTGAGCTGGCAGACACCGCTGCTTCTCCGCAGCGACAGCGTTTATTACACGGTACattggcagctgctggcggATAGCGAGGAACAGCCGCAggttcagcagcagcgtgtggAGAGCGCCGGAGAGCTGCGTCTTAGTGAACTGCAAGCTGGACGAGCTTATGAGCTTTGGCTGCAGgcgcatgccacgcccaccaagGTGAATAGCAGCGCACACCTGCAGCTGCGTTTATTCGAGCCGCTTCCAGCGCTCCAGCTGCTCGAGCTGACGGCTTACGCTTTGACCTTGACCTGGGCGGGTACTACAGACCCTTTGCGCGATCTACAGCTGCAGTGCAGCTCAGCacaccagcagctgcaactggaCGTTGCAAGCAACTTTAGCCACATGCACCTGACGTCGCTGCAGCCCAACACGGGTTACAGCTGCCGCTTGGCCCTGAGCTATGCAGCCACGCCCGCTGCGTCTCTCTACTACAGCGCCAGCCAAGACTACGTCACCCTGGGCGACGCTCCAAGCGCACCTGGGCGCCCGCAACTGGAGCATATTGCTGGTGAAATCTATCGCGTCAACTGGACACCCGCTGCCGAAAATGGTGCGCCCATCCTGCTTTACAATCTGCAAGCTCTGCAGGCACGCCGCCCTTCACGACGACGTCGCCGTCGTGAGACTACTTTCGCGCTGCTTCCTTGGGCAGAGGAGCCGGTGGTCATTGAGGATTTGTGGCTTGACTTTTGCAATACCACCGAGCTCAGCTGCATTGTGCGTGACCTGCACTCGCGTCGGTTGCTCCTGTTTCGCGTGCGTGCCCGGAATCAGCCGTTTGGCTGGGGCCCCTTTAGCGACGACAGCGAGCGCATTGCCGAACCCTTTGTCTCGCCGGAGAAGCGTGGCTCGCTGGTGCTGGCCATCATTGCACCAGCAGCCATTGTGTCCAGCTGTGTGCTTGCCTTGGTGCTCGTGCGCAAGG TTCAAAAGCGTCGTCAGCGCGCCAAGAAGCTACTCCAGCAGAGCCGTCCCAGCATCTGGAGCAATCTGTCCACTTTGCAGacgcaacaacagctgctggccgCACGCAGTCGCACCTTCTCTATAACGTTAAGTGATGCGGATATTGCCCTGTTGCCGCAGATTAATTGGAGTCAATTGACACTGTTGCGTTTTCTGGGCAGCGGCGCCTTTGGTGAGGTCTATGAGGGTCAGCTACAGGGCGAAGACGAGGCACAGCCCCAGCGCGTGGCCATCAAGAGTCTGCGCAAGGGGGCCAACGAGTTCGCCGAGCTGCTGCAGGAGGCGCAACTCATGAGCAACTTCAAACACGAAAACATTGTATGCCttattggcatttgttttgaCAGCGAGTCCATATCGCTGATCATGGAGCACATGGATGGGGGAGATTTGCTAAGCTATTTAAGAGCAGCACGTCCGAGCACACAG CAAACGGAATGCACGTTGCAGCTGAGCGATCTCTTGGCCATGTGCATTGACGTGGCCAGTGGCTGCAGTTACCTGGAGGACATGCACTTTGTGCATCGTGATCTCGCTTGTCGGAATTGCCTGGTGTCCGCTGGAGCGGTAGTTGGAGGACGACGCACAGTCAAGATTGGTGATTTTGGGCTGGCTCGTGACATATACAAGAGCGACTATTATCGCAAGGAGGGTGAGGGACTGCTGCCGGTGCGTTGGATGGCGCCAGAGAGTCTGGTGGACGGACTGTTTAGCACACAGTCGGATGTGTGGGCGTTTGGCGTGCTTTGCTGGGAGATATTGACGCTGGGCCAGCAACCGTATGCTGCGCGCAACAATTTCGAGGTGCTGGCGCATGTCAAGGAGGGTGGACGCCTTCAGCAACCGCAACAGTGCCCTGACAAGCT ttacgCTTTATTGCTACAATGCTGGCGCAGCGAGCCTTGGGAACGTCTCAGTTTTCGGCGTTGCTACAATACGCTGCTTAACATTAgcgaggagctgcagctgcctccACCGCCGCCGTCGTCTCCACCGCCCATTGCTGCTACATTCAGcaaaaatgaaactaaagTGCGCTTCGATGAATCACCAGAGCGCCTCATGCTGCAGACCGTCCACAAGGACAAGTCTAGTGCCAATAGTGCAACCACAGGCTGTGGCAACTATCAGCTGTATGCTAATGAAGCGATATCTCGCCTTTGA
- the LOC108605477 gene encoding growth hormone-inducible transmembrane protein produces MLLRFAQSTVRPGNKSLVGLASQVLLKAKPNLSSVRNYARGPVRSRAPVEPVRPATLKEKLMAPPSANAYSIGKGAAAGAAVVGLGALCFYGVGMGKENTISNNAIMWPQYVRERIQSSYAFFGGSCLLTAASAAAVYRSPRLLSLATRGGMMATVASLALVIGSGAITRSIEYQPGLGPKNLAWAAHCAILGAVIAPLCFLGGPILTRAALYTGGIVGGLSTLAACAPNDTFLYMGGPLAIGLGVVFASSLASMWLPPTTAIGAGLASMSLYGGLVLFSGFLLYDTQRLVRKAEMYPQYAMAPFDPINASMSIYLDVLNIFIRIATIVGGNRRN; encoded by the exons atgttgctaagaTTTGCACAGTCTACTGTCCGTCCAGGCAATAAAAGCTTGGTGGGTCTAGCCTCACAAGTGCTACTCAAAGCTAAGCCCAATTTGAGCAGTGTGCGGAACTATGCACGTGGTCCTGTGCGTTCACGTGCACCTGTTGAACCGGTGCGTCCGGCCACACTTAAGGAGAAGCTAATGGCTCCACCCAGTGCCAATg CGTATTCAATTGGCAAGGGCGCCGCAGCAGGAGCTGCCGTCGTGGGCTTGGGCGCACTTTGTTTCTACGGTGTAGGGATGGGCAAGGAGAATACCATATCGAATAATGCAAT CATGTGGCCACAATATGTCCGAGAGAGAATACAGTCATCTTATGCCTTTTTTGGCGGCTCTTGCTTGCTCACAGCAGCTTCAGCGGCAGCAGTTTATCGCTCGCCGCGTCTACTCTCTTTGGCCACGCGAGGAGGCATGATG GCAACAGTCGCATCGCTTGCACTCGTCATTGGCAGCGGTGCCATTACACGTTCCATTGAGTATCAGCCGGGCCTGGGACCCAAGAATCTTGCTTGGGCCGCGCATTGTGCCATTTTGGGCGCCGTCATTGCACCCTTGTGCTTTCTAGGTGGTCCCATACTCACTCGCGCTGCTCTTTATACGGGGGGCATTGTCGGTGGCCTGTCCACACTTGCCGCATGTGCACCAAAtgatacatttttatacatgGGTGGTCCCCTGGCCATTGGTCTAGGTGTGGTATTTGCTTCGTCCCTGGCATCCATGTGGTTGCCGCCCACGACAGCTATTGGCGCGG GATTGGCATCCATGTCGCTCTACGGCGGTCTCGTGCTATTTAGCGGCTTTCTGCTGTATGATACGCAGCGTCTAGTGCGCAAAGCTGAAATGTATCCTCAGTACGCTATGGCACCTTTTGATCCCATCAACGC TTCAATGTCCATCTATTTAGATGTCTTAAACATTTTCATACgcattgcaacaattgtaGGCGGCAATCGCAGAAATTAG
- the LOC108605482 gene encoding uncharacterized protein LOC108605482 isoform X1, with translation MNKSSSLLLIMLFRLICSVCLALPPNHTFTRYSYNQQFCRDTLSGRQLYVGEVFTRSGQCMRVQCLGTLQLWEDSCKVPVSLKGDCTRLEQTADNTNQDYPKCCPLYECKTNETNMHSKLEMTNIYDHNSNLRKSNVNEVIIVNNDRHHLASGHISTVPVRKYQV, from the exons atgaataaatcttcttcattattattaataatgctaTTCAGACTAATCTGCAGCGTGTGTCTAGCACTGCCGCCTAATCACA CGTTCACAAGATACAGTTATAATCAACAGTTCTGTCGTGATACGCTAAGCGGCCGTCAGCTTTATGTGGGAGAGGTGTTCACACGCTCCGGTCAGTGTATGCGTGTCCAGTGTCTTGGCACATTACAGCTATGGGAGGACAG CTGTAAGGTGCCAGTGTCTTTAAAGGGTGACTGTACTCGCCTTGAACAGACAGCTGATAATACTAATCAGGATTATCCTAAGTGCTGTCCGCTATATGAATGTAAAACCAATGAGACGAATATGCATAGCAAGCTGGAGATGACCAACATATATGATCACAATAGCAATTTGCGCAAATCGAACGTTAACGAGGTAATCATTGTTAACAATGATCGGCACCATTTGGCATCAGGACATATATCAACAGTGCCAGTGCGCAAGTATCAGGTGTAG
- the LOC108605479 gene encoding lanC-like protein 3 homolog, producing the protein MERRYLKNPFPDFMGGESTPFASDEEHIKTLICTYVDAILEHCHPYNDEEDNRGDLYVGNAGIAFMFWKLNSCEQTRDLYPALEHAAAFIRNAKVNAKRYKKRSAERYSFLCGNAGIYAVSAAISQALKDTEELSVDLSNFKSGIPSSKEFMHTKYGCDEVLVGRAGYLSGCYWLNDVLPEKKITNDDLVSICQLIISSGREYSKLNNSPLPLMYQYHGTEYLGAAHGLCAILHMLLDSPWFRTVPISAPAAELRDIKRSIDFLLGLQDSEGNFPVALEDLRSGRDKRLVHWCHGAPGAVYVLAKAYLIFKEDKYLIALRRAADLVWKKGFLRKGPGICHGVAGNGYVFLLLFRLTNEMKYLYRAHKFMELLTNSEFKQRARVPDRPHSLYEGVAGTVCFLVDLLEPEQAHFPFMDVFH; encoded by the coding sequence ATGGAGCGTCGCTATTTGAAGAATCCCTTTCCCGATTTTATGGGCGGCGAGAGTACGCCCTTTGCCAGCGATGAGGAACACATTAAAACACTCATTTGTACCTATGTAGATGCCATATTGGAGCACTGCCATCCCTATAACGATGAGGAAGACAATCGTGGTGACTTGTATGTGGGCAATGCTGGCATTGCATTTATGTTCTGGAAACTTAATAGCTGCGAACAGACACGCGATCTCTATCCAGCTCTCGAGCACGCAGCCGCCTTTATTCGCAATGCCAAGGTAAATGCCAAACGCTATAAGAAACGCTCCGCCGAACGTTATTCGTTTCTATGCGGCAATGCTGGCATCTATGCTGTATCCGCGGCCATTTCTCAAGCTTTGAAGGACACCGAAGAGCTGTCCGTGGATTTGTCGAATTTCAAGTCAGGCATACCCTCTAGCAAGGAGTTCATGCACACTAAATATGGCTGTGATGAGGTGCTTGTGGGCCGTGCGGGGTATCTATCTGGCTGTTATTGGCTCAATGATGTACTGCCCGAGAAGAAAATCACCAACGACGATCTCGTTTCCATATGCCAGCTGATCATTAGCAGCGGACGTGAGTACAGTAAGCTCAACAACTCACCGCTACCGCTTATGTATCAGTACCATGGTACGGAATATCTAGGCGCCGCTCATGGACTATGTGCCATATTGCACATGCTGCTGGACAGTCCTTGGTTTCGCACTGTCCCCATCTCAGCGCCCGCTGCCGAGCTGCGTGACATCAAACGATCCATAGATTTTTTGCTGGGACTGCAGGACAGCGAGGGCAATTTTCCGGTGGCTCTAGAAGATTTGCGCTCTGGCCGTGACAAGCGCTTGGTACATTGGTGCCATGGCGCACCCGGTGCTGTCTATGTGCTGGCCAAAGCCTATTTGATATTCAAAGAGGACAAGTATCTAATTGCTTTGCGTCGTGCCGCTGATCTTGTCTGGAAGAAAGGATTTCTGCGCAAGGGGCCAGGCATTTGCCATGGCGTCGCCGGCAATGGTTACGTCTTTCTGCTGCTCTTCCGCTTGACTAACGAAATGAAGTACCTGTATCGTGCGCACAAATTCATGGAACTGCTCACGAACTCGGAGTTCAAGCAGCGAGCGCGTGTGCCCGATCGCCCACATAGTCTATATGAGGGCGTGGCAGGCACCGTCTGCTTTCTAGTCGACCTCCTTGAACCGGAGCAAGCTCACTTCCCCTTCATGGATGTATTCCACTAA